A stretch of Rhizobium sp. TH2 DNA encodes these proteins:
- a CDS encoding pilus assembly protein N-terminal domain-containing protein, which produces MRVGPTLRTSLHIIYASVFAVAASLAVPANGLAEDEQGMMRVFLNHAKVLKLDQPVSKVIVGNSEVADATVADSRTIVLTGKAFGTTNLVLLDAEGNALLDERILVSIDEGNTVRLFKQTTRTVLSCTPSCEEHQALTGGGDK; this is translated from the coding sequence ATGCGCGTTGGGCCAACCCTCCGGACATCCCTCCATATAATATACGCGAGCGTTTTCGCGGTGGCAGCCTCGCTCGCCGTGCCCGCAAATGGCCTGGCTGAGGATGAACAAGGCATGATGCGGGTGTTCCTCAACCACGCCAAGGTTTTGAAGCTCGACCAGCCGGTTTCCAAGGTCATCGTCGGCAATTCCGAGGTGGCGGATGCAACGGTAGCGGATTCCCGCACCATCGTGCTGACCGGAAAAGCTTTCGGCACGACCAACCTCGTGCTGCTGGACGCGGAAGGCAATGCGCTGCTCGACGAGCGAATCCTGGTCTCGATCGACGAGGGCAATACGGTACGCCTGTTCAAGCAGACGACGCGCACGGTCCTTTCCTGCACGCCATCGTGCGAAGAGCACCAGGCCCTGACAGGCGGCGGCGACAAGTAA
- a CDS encoding Flp family type IVb pilin: MKTMFEKFFTDDNGATAIEYGLISAIMAVALLSGFGAFSNSMSNQFLYLSNTMTNSWK; encoded by the coding sequence ATGAAGACGATGTTTGAGAAGTTTTTCACCGACGACAACGGCGCCACGGCCATCGAATACGGGCTGATATCGGCGATCATGGCAGTCGCGCTGCTCTCCGGCTTCGGAGCGTTCAGCAACTCGATGAGCAATCAGTTCCTGTATCTGTCGAACACGATGACCAATTCCTGGAAATAA
- a CDS encoding Flp family type IVb pilin, whose protein sequence is MSAIFARFMKDESGATAIEYGLIAALISVALITGATTLGGALNNQFTNLSTKLNVK, encoded by the coding sequence ATGTCCGCGATTTTCGCACGCTTTATGAAAGATGAGTCCGGCGCTACCGCCATCGAATACGGCCTCATTGCTGCTCTGATCTCCGTTGCCCTGATCACTGGTGCAACGACCCTCGGCGGCGCGCTGAACAACCAGTTCACGAACCTGTCGACCAAGCTGAACGTCAAGTAA
- a CDS encoding TIGR02281 family clan AA aspartic protease produces the protein MIGRAILIWSATIVVAVNVPAMVGFVGTKQGATEDVEAHASLVDASAPAEDGRSYTLRAADNGHFGGKFRINGKPVESMIDTGATFVTLSEMTARSLGYGGNDLKFKYEVATANGKVKAARIMLKSVEIGTVQVRNVDAMVIRGKALSFPLIGMSFLKKLSSYKAENDELKLVN, from the coding sequence ATGATAGGACGTGCAATTCTGATTTGGTCAGCGACGATCGTCGTCGCCGTCAATGTCCCTGCCATGGTCGGCTTTGTCGGGACAAAGCAAGGCGCGACGGAAGATGTCGAGGCCCATGCGAGCCTGGTCGATGCTTCGGCTCCCGCCGAAGACGGCCGCAGCTACACGCTGAGAGCCGCCGACAACGGCCATTTCGGCGGCAAGTTCCGCATCAACGGCAAGCCGGTCGAGTCAATGATCGATACCGGCGCGACCTTCGTGACGCTTTCCGAAATGACGGCACGCAGCCTCGGTTATGGTGGCAATGACTTGAAGTTCAAGTACGAAGTTGCCACCGCCAATGGCAAGGTCAAGGCAGCGCGCATCATGCTGAAATCCGTCGAGATCGGCACCGTGCAGGTGCGCAATGTCGATGCGATGGTGATCCGCGGCAAAGCGCTGAGTTTCCCGCTGATCGGCATGAGCTTCCTGAAAAAACTCTCCTCCTACAAGGCGGAGAATGACGAGCTGAAGCTCGTCAACTGA
- the upp gene encoding uracil phosphoribosyltransferase codes for MDGVTVIDHPLVQHKLTIMRKKETSTAGFRRLLREISTLLCYEVTRDLEMTMEEIETPLQVMQSPVLEGKKLVFASILRAGNGLLEGMLDLVPSARVSHIGVYRDHETLKPVEYYFKAPEDIDERLVIVVDPMLATGNSSIAAIDKLKERNAKNIRFLCLLAAPEGIKNFRSVHPDVPIYTASIDSHLNEKGYIVPGLGDAGDRMYGTK; via the coding sequence ATGGACGGCGTCACAGTCATCGATCATCCGCTTGTGCAGCACAAACTGACGATCATGCGCAAGAAGGAGACCTCCACGGCCGGCTTCCGGCGGCTGCTGCGCGAGATTTCGACGCTGCTCTGTTACGAAGTGACGCGCGACCTCGAAATGACCATGGAAGAGATCGAGACGCCGCTGCAGGTGATGCAGTCGCCGGTGCTCGAGGGCAAGAAGCTGGTCTTCGCCTCCATCCTGCGTGCCGGCAACGGCTTGCTCGAAGGCATGCTCGACCTCGTGCCCTCGGCGCGCGTCTCCCATATCGGCGTCTACCGCGACCACGAGACGCTGAAGCCGGTGGAATATTATTTCAAGGCGCCCGAGGATATCGACGAGCGGCTGGTGATCGTCGTCGATCCGATGCTGGCGACCGGCAATTCCTCGATCGCGGCGATCGACAAGCTCAAGGAGCGGAACGCCAAGAACATACGCTTCCTGTGCCTGCTCGCGGCGCCCGAGGGGATCAAGAACTTTCGCAGCGTACATCCTGACGTGCCGATCTATACCGCCTCGATCGACAGCCATCTCAATGAGAAGGGCTATATTGTGCCAGGATTGGGCGATGCGGGCGACCGGATGTACGGAACCAAATGA
- a CDS encoding TadE/TadG family type IV pilus assembly protein — protein MSEQVAKSDVKIGGRSGVFLRLNRAFGLLRDVARDRSGASAMEFAFLAPILLAIYISSFEITTGYSVAQKTLKAAGTIADIVTRQETVNKAFLSEMVDTAEATIAPSPAPGLKLKITGVTIDGSGNAKVLWSWDESGGNPYTKGSVVAVPDDMKKANSFLVRSELSVEHTMLLFFGSPAGSEASTRTININREFYYRERLGNDVPCSDCG, from the coding sequence ATGAGTGAACAGGTCGCGAAGTCGGATGTGAAGATCGGCGGCCGATCGGGCGTGTTCCTGCGCCTCAACCGCGCGTTTGGCCTGCTCCGGGACGTGGCTCGCGACCGATCGGGCGCGAGCGCCATGGAATTTGCCTTCCTGGCACCGATCCTGCTTGCCATCTATATCAGCTCGTTCGAGATCACGACGGGCTATTCCGTTGCCCAGAAGACGCTCAAGGCCGCCGGCACGATCGCCGATATCGTGACGCGGCAGGAGACGGTGAACAAGGCATTCCTGTCTGAAATGGTCGACACCGCCGAGGCCACCATCGCGCCGAGCCCGGCTCCCGGCCTGAAGCTGAAGATCACCGGGGTGACGATCGACGGCAGCGGCAATGCCAAGGTACTCTGGTCGTGGGACGAAAGCGGCGGCAACCCCTATACAAAGGGCTCGGTCGTGGCTGTCCCCGACGACATGAAGAAGGCCAATTCCTTCCTGGTGCGATCCGAACTATCGGTGGAGCATACGATGCTGCTGTTCTTCGGCTCGCCGGCGGGCAGCGAAGCCTCGACACGGACGATCAACATCAACCGCGAATTCTATTATCGTGAACGCCTGGGCAATGACGTGCCCTGCAGCGACTGCGGCTAA
- a CDS encoding TadE/TadG family type IV pilus assembly protein, whose translation MRKRPRRLRSLFRLVRDREGAAALEFALLAVPFLLLIFAIFETFVAFAGEQLMANAVETMARKLRTGEITFGQGKPTDVTEAEFRQMFCEEVKLLGMCSASEATTPAKLYLDVRQFASFADMPREVPKVSTDTYADLDTTEFAFSPGGPETKNMLRAYYRWQIMTDLMRPYITNIRPANKPVPTDFLIVQTAAFENEDYDE comes from the coding sequence ATGCGTAAGAGGCCGCGGCGACTGCGATCGCTGTTTCGTCTCGTCCGCGACCGTGAGGGCGCGGCCGCGCTCGAATTCGCCCTGCTCGCCGTGCCCTTTCTGCTGCTGATCTTCGCAATCTTCGAGACCTTCGTTGCCTTTGCCGGCGAGCAGCTGATGGCCAACGCCGTCGAGACCATGGCGCGCAAGCTGCGCACCGGCGAGATCACGTTCGGCCAGGGCAAGCCCACCGACGTGACGGAAGCGGAATTCCGCCAGATGTTCTGCGAAGAGGTCAAACTGCTGGGCATGTGCTCGGCGAGCGAGGCGACGACGCCGGCGAAGCTCTATCTCGACGTCCGGCAGTTCGCGAGCTTCGCCGACATGCCGCGCGAGGTACCGAAGGTCTCCACCGACACTTATGCCGACCTCGACACGACCGAGTTCGCATTCTCTCCCGGCGGCCCGGAAACCAAGAACATGCTGCGCGCCTATTATCGCTGGCAGATCATGACCGACTTGATGCGGCCCTACATCACCAATATCCGCCCCGCCAACAAGCCCGTTCCGACGGACTTCCTGATCGTGCAGACCGCCGCTTTCGAGAACGAGGACTATGATGAGTGA
- a CDS encoding prepilin peptidase translates to MVTAAILVIFPLCMAMAACSDLLTMTIPNRLSVILIASFLAVAPFAGLSLQDMLMHLAGGGIVFAACFALFAFGIMGGGDAKILAASALWFGFDQSLLVYIIYVSVFGGLLSLAIISMRSQHDMIMTYGIPVPRTMMHAKKVPYGIAIGAAAFIAYPSSPLVLSALGIAQS, encoded by the coding sequence ATGGTTACCGCTGCAATTCTGGTGATTTTTCCCCTGTGCATGGCTATGGCGGCCTGCAGCGACCTTCTGACCATGACCATCCCCAACCGTCTCTCGGTGATCCTGATCGCATCGTTTCTCGCGGTAGCGCCTTTTGCCGGGCTCTCGCTTCAGGACATGCTGATGCATCTCGCAGGCGGCGGCATTGTCTTTGCGGCCTGCTTCGCTCTCTTCGCCTTCGGCATCATGGGCGGCGGCGACGCGAAGATTCTGGCTGCCAGCGCGCTGTGGTTCGGCTTCGACCAGAGCCTTCTCGTCTATATCATCTATGTCTCGGTGTTCGGCGGCCTGCTGAGCCTCGCCATCATCAGCATGCGCTCCCAGCACGATATGATCATGACCTATGGCATCCCCGTTCCGCGGACGATGATGCATGCGAAGAAAGTGCCCTATGGCATTGCCATTGGTGCCGCGGCCTTTATCGCCTATCCGTCTTCGCCACTGGTATTGTCGGCACTCGGCATAGCGCAGTCGTGA
- a CDS encoding CpaD family pilus assembly protein, whose product MINENKKFRLLKLASVAVLVAVAATMSSCAARPDRQTTSGIPDDYRTRHPITLAEVQHNLDVPIGTGENRLTSGTRDLIRGFVQDYAALSSGTVQVAAPTQSANAGTAQVLKAQVRKVLINAGVKPSRIVVTSYDPSNVEASAPIRLSFVAVTAITGECGQWPTDLFGPTIMDNTNWENFGCATQQNLAAQIANPTDLVGPRGTTPIDAQRRAEVIRVYREGDATP is encoded by the coding sequence ATGATCAACGAAAACAAGAAATTCCGCCTTCTTAAACTCGCTTCCGTGGCAGTCCTGGTCGCTGTCGCCGCAACGATGTCTTCCTGTGCCGCAAGGCCCGACCGCCAGACCACGAGCGGCATCCCCGACGATTACCGGACGCGGCATCCGATCACGCTGGCTGAAGTCCAGCACAATCTCGATGTGCCGATCGGCACCGGCGAAAATCGGCTGACCTCGGGCACCCGCGACCTCATCCGCGGCTTCGTTCAGGATTATGCGGCCCTGTCTTCGGGAACGGTCCAGGTCGCGGCCCCGACGCAATCCGCCAATGCCGGCACCGCCCAGGTGTTGAAGGCTCAGGTGCGAAAGGTGTTGATCAACGCCGGCGTCAAGCCCAGCCGCATCGTCGTGACCTCCTATGATCCGTCGAATGTCGAGGCCTCGGCGCCGATCAGGCTCAGCTTCGTCGCCGTCACCGCCATCACCGGTGAATGCGGCCAGTGGCCGACGGACCTCTTCGGCCCGACGATCATGGACAATACCAATTGGGAGAATTTCGGCTGCGCGACCCAGCAGAATCTCGCGGCACAGATCGCCAACCCGACGGATCTCGTCGGACCGCGCGGTACCACGCCAATCGATGCCCAGCGCCGCGCCGAAGTCATCCGCGTCTATCGCGAAGGCGACGCCACGCCGTAA
- a CDS encoding phosphopentomutase: MARAFLFVLDSFGIGNAPDAEAYGDLGANTLGHIAEFCAAGAGDRAGLREGPLQLPNMSAIGLLHAHEAASRFWPAGMERPDKVIGAYAAASETSRGKDTPSGHWEIAGTPVMFEWGYFPTEGDAFNPELVEQICSACDLPGILGNKHASGTEVIAELGQEHMRTGKPICYTSSDSVFQIAAHERTFGLERLISMCETVRGILDPLNIGRVIARPFTGESRETFVRTGNRRDFSVPPPEPTLLDRLVEAGRQVHAVGKIGDIFAHKGISTLTKANGNDALFDATLVTMDEAGDGDLVFTNFVDFDQLFGHRRDVPGYAAALEAFDRRLPEVARKMRPHDLVILTADHGCDPTWRGTDHTREKVPVLAFGPTIRPGAQGVLKSFADIGETVARHLGIAPGQHGRSFL; encoded by the coding sequence ATGGCGCGGGCTTTTCTCTTTGTGCTGGATTCCTTCGGTATCGGCAATGCGCCCGATGCCGAGGCCTATGGCGATCTCGGCGCCAACACGCTGGGCCATATCGCGGAATTCTGCGCGGCCGGCGCCGGCGATCGGGCGGGCCTGCGCGAAGGCCCGCTCCAGCTGCCCAATATGAGCGCGATCGGCCTGTTGCATGCGCATGAAGCCGCCTCGCGCTTCTGGCCGGCGGGAATGGAGCGTCCCGACAAGGTGATCGGTGCTTATGCGGCGGCGAGCGAAACCTCGCGCGGCAAGGACACGCCTTCCGGCCATTGGGAAATCGCCGGCACGCCCGTGATGTTCGAATGGGGCTATTTCCCAACCGAGGGCGATGCGTTCAACCCCGAACTCGTGGAGCAGATCTGTTCCGCCTGCGATCTGCCCGGCATACTCGGCAACAAACATGCCTCCGGCACCGAGGTGATCGCCGAGCTCGGCCAGGAGCACATGCGGACGGGCAAGCCGATCTGCTATACATCCTCCGATTCCGTATTCCAGATCGCAGCACATGAGCGGACATTCGGCCTCGAGCGGCTGATCTCGATGTGCGAGACGGTGCGCGGCATCCTCGATCCGCTGAATATCGGGCGTGTCATCGCCCGGCCCTTCACGGGCGAGAGCCGCGAGACATTCGTGCGCACCGGCAACCGGCGGGATTTTTCCGTGCCGCCGCCGGAACCCACCCTTCTCGACCGGCTGGTGGAGGCCGGAAGGCAGGTGCATGCGGTCGGCAAGATCGGCGACATCTTTGCGCATAAGGGCATTTCGACACTCACCAAGGCCAATGGCAATGACGCGCTGTTCGATGCGACGCTTGTCACGATGGACGAGGCGGGCGACGGCGATCTGGTGTTCACCAATTTCGTCGATTTCGACCAGCTTTTCGGACACCGGCGCGATGTGCCGGGCTATGCCGCGGCGCTCGAAGCCTTCGACCGGCGCCTGCCCGAGGTAGCCCGCAAGATGCGACCGCATGACCTGGTGATCCTGACCGCCGACCACGGCTGCGACCCGACATGGCGCGGGACCGACCATACCCGCGAAAAGGTGCCGGTGCTGGCTTTCGGCCCGACGATACGGCCCGGCGCGCAAGGCGTGCTCAAGAGTTTCGCCGATATCGGCGAGACCGTGGCGCGGCATCTCGGCATCGCGCCCGGGCAGCACGGGCGGAGCTTCCTGTAA
- a CDS encoding type II and III secretion system protein family protein, whose product MTSRSTILAPLKFVLCVSLTFAGIPGFETNMFAGLGTLPAAEAAAQAMIKISQVGPGVNRKIKLGLNKAVVIDLPTDAHDILVADPEIADAVTRSSRRLYVFGKQVGQTNVFIFGPNGEELISVDLEIERDISGLEANLKRFIPESDIKVEIISDNIVLTGSVRTPQDASQAEKLAEIFVKGGEATTRNVSASSTSATGDASVALFNEDRQQSQIVNMLTIEAEDQVMLKVTVAEVSRSVMKQLGVNSAVSGDNGTISFQNPTNLGGATNWLNTTQATGTIGGLDISAFVNAMEQAGVMRTLAEPTLTAISGEQARFYVGGEFRMVGQQDVEDGGVTREHEQVEYGIRLNFKPVVLAPGRISLKIETNVSEPTFEGSATSAGTIFPIIGKKKSFDIPAATLMGIRKREASTTVELPSGGSIVIAGLVRDDIRQATSGTPALMNIPILGTLFRSRDFQRNETELVIIATPYLVRPVERSKLARPDDNFNPENDVTGFFLNRVNKIYGRKENRQPGPYNGTIGFIYK is encoded by the coding sequence ATGACATCAAGATCCACAATCCTCGCCCCGCTCAAGTTCGTGCTCTGCGTGTCGCTCACATTCGCAGGCATTCCGGGTTTCGAGACCAACATGTTTGCCGGTCTCGGCACACTGCCTGCCGCGGAGGCCGCCGCCCAGGCGATGATCAAGATCTCGCAGGTCGGCCCCGGCGTGAACAGGAAGATCAAGCTCGGTCTCAACAAGGCGGTGGTCATCGACCTGCCGACCGACGCCCATGACATTCTCGTCGCCGACCCGGAGATCGCCGATGCCGTGACGCGCTCGTCCCGCCGGCTCTATGTCTTCGGCAAGCAGGTCGGCCAGACCAATGTCTTCATCTTCGGACCCAACGGCGAGGAGCTGATCTCGGTCGATCTCGAGATCGAGCGTGATATCTCGGGCCTCGAAGCAAACCTCAAGCGCTTCATTCCGGAATCCGATATCAAGGTCGAGATCATCTCCGACAACATCGTGCTTACCGGCTCGGTGCGTACGCCGCAGGATGCCTCGCAGGCCGAGAAACTCGCGGAAATCTTCGTCAAGGGCGGTGAAGCCACCACCCGCAATGTCTCCGCCTCATCGACTTCGGCTACGGGTGATGCCTCGGTCGCGCTCTTCAACGAAGACCGCCAGCAATCCCAGATCGTCAACATGCTGACCATCGAGGCCGAAGACCAGGTGATGCTCAAGGTCACCGTCGCGGAAGTCAGCCGTAGTGTCATGAAGCAGCTCGGCGTGAACAGCGCGGTGTCCGGCGATAATGGCACGATCAGCTTCCAGAACCCGACCAATCTCGGCGGTGCGACCAACTGGCTGAACACGACTCAGGCCACCGGCACCATCGGCGGACTGGATATCTCGGCCTTCGTCAATGCCATGGAACAGGCCGGCGTCATGCGCACGCTGGCCGAACCGACACTGACGGCGATCTCCGGCGAGCAGGCCAGGTTCTATGTTGGCGGCGAGTTCCGCATGGTCGGCCAGCAGGACGTGGAAGACGGCGGCGTCACCCGCGAACATGAACAGGTCGAATACGGTATTCGGCTCAATTTCAAGCCCGTCGTGCTCGCGCCCGGCCGCATATCGCTGAAGATCGAAACCAACGTCTCCGAACCGACATTCGAGGGTTCGGCGACCTCGGCCGGCACGATCTTCCCGATCATCGGCAAGAAGAAGAGCTTTGATATTCCGGCCGCGACCCTGATGGGCATCCGCAAGCGCGAAGCCTCGACCACCGTCGAACTGCCCTCCGGCGGCTCGATCGTAATCGCCGGTCTGGTGCGCGACGATATCCGCCAGGCGACTTCGGGCACACCGGCGCTGATGAACATACCGATCTTGGGCACCCTTTTCCGCTCACGGGATTTCCAGCGCAACGAGACCGAACTGGTGATCATCGCCACGCCCTATCTCGTCAGGCCCGTCGAACGGTCCAAGCTTGCCCGCCCGGACGACAACTTCAATCCGGAAAACGATGTGACCGGCTTCTTCCTCAACCGGGTCAACAAGATCTACGGCCGCAAGGAAAACAGGCAGCCCGGGCCGTATAACGGCACCATCGGCTTCATCTACAAGTGA
- the cpaB gene encoding Flp pilus assembly protein CpaB produces MKPARLIILTVALLAAGAAAFLALKLTGRERVVERQAETVIKKEPSINVLVAAANLPVGSRLTEESMRWTGFPEGSIVEGFITDQARPEALTELKDAIIRMPIFEGEPIRPEKIADAGGAIMSSLLPSGKRAVAADISVSTSAGGFILPNDRVDVIMVKKDEQDGYDTETILSNIRVLAIDQEVQEKDDTKTFVGATATLELTPEQAKVLAVATQMADRLTLALRSVADAQEPDALVAKHLLSGEGNRNTIQIIKSGVIQKMNDAKTSSEQSQ; encoded by the coding sequence ATGAAGCCCGCCCGACTCATCATTCTTACCGTCGCGCTGCTCGCCGCCGGCGCTGCCGCGTTCCTGGCCTTGAAGCTGACGGGCCGCGAGCGCGTCGTAGAGCGTCAGGCGGAAACGGTCATCAAGAAGGAGCCGTCGATCAATGTTCTGGTCGCGGCGGCCAATCTGCCGGTCGGCTCGCGGCTGACCGAGGAATCGATGCGCTGGACCGGCTTTCCGGAAGGCAGCATCGTCGAAGGCTTCATCACCGACCAGGCCCGTCCCGAGGCGCTTACCGAGCTCAAGGATGCGATAATCCGCATGCCGATCTTCGAAGGCGAACCGATCCGGCCGGAAAAGATCGCCGATGCCGGCGGCGCGATCATGTCCTCGCTCCTGCCCTCGGGCAAGCGCGCGGTTGCAGCCGACATTTCCGTCTCCACCTCGGCCGGCGGCTTTATCCTCCCCAATGACCGCGTCGATGTGATCATGGTCAAGAAGGATGAGCAGGACGGTTACGATACCGAGACGATCCTCTCCAATATCCGCGTTCTGGCCATCGACCAGGAAGTGCAGGAAAAGGACGACACCAAGACCTTCGTCGGCGCCACGGCGACGCTCGAACTGACCCCCGAACAGGCAAAGGTTCTCGCCGTCGCCACGCAGATGGCCGACCGGCTGACGCTGGCGCTACGCTCGGTGGCCGATGCGCAGGAGCCCGACGCGCTTGTCGCCAAGCACCTGCTGTCTGGCGAAGGCAATCGCAATACCATCCAGATCATCAAGTCCGGTGTCATCCAGAAGATGAACGACGCCAAGACGTCCAGCGAACAGTCGCAGTAA
- the deoA gene encoding thymidine phosphorylase, protein MIPQEIILAKRNGGVLGAPEIREFIQALSDGRLSEGQIAAFAMAIWFNGMNRDETVALTLAMRDSGDVMAWPDLDRPVADKHSTGGVGDNVSLMLAPIVAACGAAVPMISGRGLGHTGGTLDKLESIPGYDIFPSAERFRDIVGDIGCAIIGQTGEIAPADKRLYAIRDVTATVDSVPLITASILSKKLAAGLQSLTMDIKVGNGAFMQTMEEAEVLARSIVDVANGAGVKTTALITDMNQPLADCAGNAVEVAHAMVFLEGRKAGTRLHEVVMAFAADMLVNAGLAPSLAEAHAKAAHALDSGAALERFGRMVHALGGPSDFAENWKTHLPVAPIVRPVPAPESGVISAYATRETGLAVIALGGGRTHPDDTIDHRTGFSAILPKGTRVERGDPIAFVHATDEASAERGTWHYLSAVTIGEKAPAVSSVILDRIS, encoded by the coding sequence ATGATCCCGCAGGAAATCATCCTGGCCAAGCGCAACGGCGGCGTGCTGGGTGCCCCTGAGATCAGGGAATTCATCCAGGCGCTTTCCGACGGGCGACTGTCCGAGGGACAGATCGCGGCCTTTGCCATGGCCATCTGGTTCAACGGCATGAACCGCGACGAGACTGTGGCGCTGACGCTCGCCATGCGCGATTCAGGCGACGTCATGGCCTGGCCGGATCTCGACCGGCCGGTCGCCGACAAGCACTCCACCGGCGGCGTGGGCGACAATGTCTCGCTCATGCTGGCGCCCATCGTGGCCGCCTGTGGCGCCGCCGTGCCGATGATATCGGGGCGGGGCCTCGGCCATACGGGCGGTACGCTCGACAAGCTCGAGTCCATTCCCGGCTACGACATTTTCCCGAGCGCCGAGCGCTTCCGGGATATCGTCGGCGATATCGGCTGCGCCATCATCGGCCAGACCGGCGAGATCGCGCCCGCCGACAAACGGCTTTACGCGATCAGGGACGTGACGGCTACCGTCGATTCCGTGCCCCTGATCACGGCCTCGATCCTGTCCAAGAAGCTCGCGGCGGGCCTCCAGTCGCTGACCATGGATATCAAGGTCGGCAACGGCGCCTTCATGCAGACCATGGAGGAGGCGGAGGTGCTGGCCCGCTCGATCGTCGACGTGGCCAATGGTGCCGGCGTGAAGACGACCGCGCTGATCACCGACATGAACCAGCCGCTTGCCGATTGTGCCGGCAATGCGGTGGAGGTGGCACATGCCATGGTGTTCCTCGAAGGCCGCAAGGCGGGCACGCGGCTCCACGAAGTGGTGATGGCGTTCGCCGCCGATATGCTGGTCAATGCCGGCCTCGCGCCCTCGCTGGCCGAAGCTCATGCCAAGGCCGCACATGCGTTGGACAGCGGTGCCGCGCTCGAGCGTTTCGGCCGCATGGTGCATGCGCTGGGCGGACCATCGGATTTCGCGGAGAACTGGAAAACCCATCTGCCGGTGGCGCCGATCGTCAGGCCGGTGCCCGCGCCCGAAAGCGGCGTTATCTCGGCCTATGCCACACGGGAGACCGGCCTTGCCGTGATCGCACTCGGCGGCGGACGGACACATCCGGACGATACGATCGATCATCGCACCGGCTTTTCGGCCATCCTTCCGAAAGGTACAAGGGTAGAGCGGGGAGATCCGATCGCCTTCGTTCACGCGACCGACGAGGCGTCGGCTGAACGTGGCACGTGGCATTATCTGTCTGCGGTGACGATTGGTGAGAAGGCGCCTGCGGTGTCGTCCGTCATCCTTGATCGGATCAGTTGA